The following are encoded together in the Dehalococcoidales bacterium genome:
- a CDS encoding TOBE domain-containing protein — translation MKYGARNQLSAVVKHVKKDGIMGYVDLEIPANSRMGSVMTLDSLDDLNLKAGDKVILLVKAISVLVVRED, via the coding sequence ATGAAATACGGAGCACGTAACCAACTATCGGCTGTGGTCAAACATGTCAAAAAAGATGGGATAATGGGATACGTTGATCTTGAAATTCCGGCGAATTCAAGAATGGGTTCTGTTATGACTCTTGATTCACTGGATGATCTGAATTTAAAAGCTGGCGATAAGGTTATATTGCTGGTCAAAGCTATAAGTGTATTGGTAGTAAGAGAAGACTAA
- a CDS encoding DNA alkylation repair protein, translating to MKTNIISVIRQELKLQVDEKTKQSYQSFFKEPVIAYGVKTAVVNKIAKDRFKDVKSLGKQAIFALCEKLLESDYNEEAFIALQWAYWLHNEYEPADFAILERWVEKYINNWAKCDTLCNHAVGSFIERYPQYIDDLKKWTSSGNRWLRRASAVTLIIPAKKGKFLSDIFQIADSLLQDKDDLVQKGYGWMLKEASIEHQEEVLDYIMRNKTLMPRTALRYAIERMPKDLKQKAMAKP from the coding sequence ATGAAGACAAACATCATATCGGTCATAAGACAAGAATTAAAGCTTCAGGTCGATGAGAAGACAAAGCAGAGTTACCAATCATTCTTTAAGGAGCCGGTCATAGCCTATGGGGTTAAGACTGCAGTCGTAAATAAAATCGCCAAAGACCGGTTCAAAGACGTTAAATCCCTGGGGAAACAAGCGATATTCGCGCTATGCGAAAAGTTACTTGAATCGGACTACAATGAAGAAGCTTTTATCGCCCTGCAATGGGCTTATTGGCTGCATAATGAATATGAGCCTGCCGATTTCGCCATACTGGAAAGGTGGGTCGAGAAATATATTAATAACTGGGCGAAATGTGACACTCTCTGCAATCACGCAGTCGGCTCATTCATCGAGCGCTATCCACAGTATATTGACGACCTCAAGAAGTGGACATCCTCAGGAAACCGGTGGCTGAGACGGGCTTCGGCGGTGACGCTCATCATTCCAGCAAAAAAGGGGAAATTCCTGAGCGACATTTTCCAGATAGCCGATAGTCTATTGCAGGATAAAGACGACCTTGTCCAGAAAGGTTATGGCTGGATGCTTAAAGAAGCCAGCATCGAACACCAGGAAGAAGTGCTTGATTACATCATGCGAAATAAAACCCTTATGCCCAGAACAGCACTAAGATACGCTATTGAGCGCATGCCGAAAGACCTGAAGCAAAAGGCGATGGCGAAGCCTTAG
- a CDS encoding M28 family peptidase, with translation MQESEKAKGYLDALCGVKPNRRTGSPGNREATDFFSAMVEKWNYEVDTTPFPCLDYESGKACLTCRGQSYDIYISPFSLECDVTSELMTVSTIAELENCQCRDKVLLMRGDICSEQLMPKNFVFYNPDHHKRIYALLEEKQPAAIVAATEKKPELVGALYPFPLIEDGDFIIPSVYCTDIVGKEIAVNTEKVFRLATEARRIPSTACNVIARKNHGATRKIVISAHIDAYWSTPGALDNASGTVVLLLLAEMLKDYEGKSAIEIVAFNGEDYYSAGGQMDYLSRYGEDFDKLALAVNLDDLGYKQGKTAYSLYECSNDIEQKAYDIFSPYSGMVKGNPWYQGDHMMFVQKGKPAIAMTSEKMPELMASITHTSKDTPDLVDCEKLVEAASALRDFIQAY, from the coding sequence ATGCAGGAGTCGGAGAAAGCAAAAGGATATTTGGATGCTTTATGCGGTGTAAAACCGAACCGACGTACTGGATCACCGGGAAACCGTGAGGCAACAGATTTCTTTAGTGCTATGGTGGAGAAATGGAATTACGAAGTTGACACGACTCCATTTCCTTGTTTGGATTATGAAAGCGGGAAGGCATGTTTGACTTGCCGAGGCCAGTCCTATGATATATATATCAGCCCCTTTTCTTTGGAATGCGATGTGACTTCGGAACTGATGACAGTATCGACAATTGCCGAGTTGGAGAATTGTCAGTGCAGGGACAAGGTGTTATTGATGCGGGGCGACATATGCTCAGAGCAGTTAATGCCCAAGAATTTTGTCTTCTATAACCCGGACCACCATAAGAGAATATATGCTCTCTTAGAAGAGAAACAACCAGCTGCGATCGTCGCGGCAACGGAGAAAAAACCGGAACTGGTCGGAGCACTCTATCCCTTCCCGCTAATAGAAGATGGGGATTTTATTATCCCGTCGGTATATTGCACTGATATTGTGGGCAAGGAAATAGCAGTGAATACCGAGAAGGTGTTCCGTTTAGCAACCGAAGCCAGGCGCATCCCATCAACAGCGTGCAATGTTATCGCACGGAAAAACCATGGCGCAACCCGAAAAATCGTCATAAGCGCTCATATCGATGCCTACTGGAGCACACCTGGAGCACTGGATAATGCTTCCGGTACAGTCGTTCTACTGCTGCTCGCCGAAATGCTTAAGGATTACGAAGGCAAGTCAGCTATCGAAATAGTCGCATTCAATGGAGAAGACTACTATAGCGCCGGCGGACAGATGGATTACTTAAGCCGATACGGGGAAGATTTTGATAAACTTGCTCTTGCCGTCAACTTGGATGATTTAGGCTACAAGCAGGGAAAAACTGCTTATTCTCTATACGAATGTTCGAACGACATCGAGCAGAAAGCATACGATATCTTTAGTCCTTATTCCGGCATGGTAAAAGGAAACCCGTGGTATCAGGGAGACCACATGATGTTCGTACAGAAAGGCAAACCGGCGATCGCCATGACATCTGAAAAGATGCCGGAGTTAATGGCTTCCATAACCCACACCTCGAAAGACACTCCGGACCTGGTGGACTGTGAAA